The following coding sequences lie in one Vibrio sp. BS-M-Sm-2 genomic window:
- the trpR gene encoding trp operon repressor — MASQPEYDNWQQLMDLVKTAVEKDQHELLLTMMMTPDERDALVARINIFCELMKGDMSQRQVSQMLGVGVATITRGSNELKAKSEQEKAVIADLLLK, encoded by the coding sequence ATGGCATCACAACCTGAATATGATAATTGGCAACAACTGATGGACTTGGTAAAGACGGCTGTCGAAAAAGATCAGCACGAATTGTTGTTGACCATGATGATGACACCTGACGAGCGAGATGCTTTGGTTGCTCGAATTAATATTTTTTGTGAGTTGATGAAAGGCGATATGTCTCAACGGCAAGTAAGTCAAATGCTGGGAGTAGGCGTGGCAACGATAACCAGAGGCTCAAATGAGCTAAAGGCCAAGTCTGAACAAGAGAAAGCCGTGATCGCCGATCTATTGCTAAAGTAA
- a CDS encoding transglycosylase SLT domain-containing protein, translating to MFFRIGNTKIAVAASAILSSFSLAQMAMASNASELEMQRDVYDRAQEVLDNRDLEAYSALRKKIQTYPLTPYTDYRAFLLGLGDRTPAEVDAFIEENKALPFSNRMRAPYLDLLAAQKQWETILEFQTQEPVGEKYQCIYYRANYEQGNQELAFKGAKQLWLSGSGIDDACDPLFQSWDQAGLRTDELILDRMLLAFESRNGKLMSYLIKQLEHDESITQAKQMKALYNKPENVLAFAKKHPANEFYQAQTEFAFEKLARKSSSSAQEVFDDVIKAQKFSKEKSQELADYLTFRLINTDSEELMVWRDKMLASSSKQVLLERRARLAIQHADWTGLKEWIARLDDKHQASLRWQYWQGRAEIATGDTDKGNKRLSDILGKRNFYSVAAAKQLGKPVQYPTSTLKYNAETVKPFATSLVRIGELIDRDKIAAAKSEWRWLLTNADKDQKSMLAAHAATQRWNHFTVTASISAKMWDNIALRFPVAHKWWFNFYAEKHDLDPITLMSLARQESAMDSEARSPVGARGIMQIMPKTAQYTAKKHQIKYQGSDDLYDVGKNIEIGSHYLDGLLAQYDNNRIFAFAAYNAGPSRVKQWRSRSDEKLDAYAFIEMIPFKETRGYVQNILMFETYYRDILGEQGTFLAPHETKMKY from the coding sequence ATGTTTTTCCGCATTGGTAATACGAAAATTGCTGTCGCTGCATCGGCAATTTTGTCTTCATTTTCACTGGCTCAGATGGCTATGGCTAGCAACGCATCTGAGCTTGAAATGCAGCGTGATGTTTATGACAGAGCGCAAGAGGTTTTAGACAACCGTGATTTAGAAGCTTACTCCGCGCTGCGTAAAAAAATTCAAACATATCCGTTAACGCCTTACACTGATTATCGCGCCTTCTTATTAGGCTTAGGTGATCGCACACCTGCTGAAGTGGATGCCTTTATTGAAGAGAATAAAGCACTGCCGTTTTCCAATCGTATGCGTGCGCCTTATTTAGATTTATTGGCGGCTCAAAAACAGTGGGAAACGATCCTTGAGTTTCAAACCCAAGAGCCTGTTGGTGAAAAATATCAATGTATCTACTACCGTGCGAATTATGAGCAAGGCAACCAAGAGCTTGCTTTTAAAGGGGCTAAGCAACTTTGGTTGAGTGGTAGTGGTATTGATGACGCTTGTGACCCTCTATTTCAAAGCTGGGATCAAGCCGGGCTAAGAACCGATGAGTTGATTCTGGATAGAATGCTGTTAGCGTTCGAGAGCCGTAACGGTAAGTTAATGAGCTATTTGATTAAGCAATTGGAGCATGATGAGTCAATTACTCAAGCTAAGCAGATGAAGGCGTTGTACAACAAGCCTGAAAATGTACTCGCGTTTGCTAAGAAGCACCCAGCAAATGAATTCTACCAAGCGCAAACCGAGTTTGCTTTCGAGAAGTTAGCAAGGAAGTCATCAAGCAGCGCTCAAGAGGTGTTTGATGATGTCATCAAAGCTCAGAAATTTTCGAAAGAGAAATCTCAAGAGCTAGCCGATTATCTAACGTTTCGTCTGATCAACACCGACTCTGAAGAGTTGATGGTGTGGCGAGACAAAATGCTCGCGAGTTCATCAAAGCAAGTTCTACTGGAACGACGTGCTCGCTTAGCGATTCAGCATGCCGATTGGACGGGCCTGAAAGAGTGGATAGCGCGCTTGGATGATAAACATCAGGCTTCGCTTCGTTGGCAATATTGGCAGGGCAGAGCTGAAATCGCGACGGGCGACACTGATAAAGGCAATAAGCGACTGTCAGATATTTTAGGGAAGCGTAACTTCTACAGTGTGGCTGCGGCTAAGCAGTTAGGTAAGCCGGTTCAATACCCAACATCGACACTCAAATACAATGCTGAAACAGTCAAGCCATTCGCCACTTCTTTGGTTCGAATCGGCGAGCTGATTGACCGAGATAAAATAGCGGCAGCGAAGAGTGAATGGCGTTGGTTGTTAACTAATGCTGACAAAGATCAGAAATCAATGCTTGCGGCTCATGCCGCGACGCAGCGTTGGAATCACTTTACAGTAACAGCGAGCATCTCGGCGAAGATGTGGGATAACATTGCGCTACGTTTTCCTGTTGCTCATAAGTGGTGGTTTAATTTCTACGCCGAGAAGCACGATCTCGATCCAATTACTTTGATGTCTTTAGCAAGACAAGAGAGTGCCATGGACTCAGAAGCTCGTTCTCCTGTTGGCGCGCGCGGTATCATGCAAATCATGCCGAAGACGGCTCAATATACAGCGAAGAAGCATCAGATTAAGTACCAGGGCAGCGATGATCTTTATGATGTCGGCAAGAACATTGAGATTGGTAGCCACTATTTAGATGGTTTATTGGCTCAATATGATAATAACCGTATCTTTGCGTTTGCTGCTTATAATGCTGGTCCTAGTCGTGTCAAACAGTGGCGCTCACGCAGTGATGAAAAGCTAGATGCGTATGCTTTTATCGAAATGATCCCATTCAAAGAGACTCGCGGTTACGTTCAAAATATCTTGATGTTTGAGACCTACTATCGAGATATCTTGGGTGAGCAGGGAACGTTTTTAGCTCCCCATGAGACAAAAATGAAATACTAA
- the ettA gene encoding energy-dependent translational throttle protein EttA, which translates to MAEYVYTMSRVSKTVPPKRQILKDISLSFFPGAKIGVLGLNGSGKSTLLRIMAGIDTDIDGEARAQQGLKVGYLPQEPVLDESKTVREIVEEAVSDVADALKRIDAVYAAYAEPDADFDALAKEQGELEALIQAKDGHNLETALERAADALRLPEWDAKIEFLSGGERRRVAICRLLLEKPDMLLLDEPTNHLDAESVAWLEHFLVDYSGTVVAITHDRYFLDNAAGWILELDRGEGIPWEGNYTSWLEQKDERLKQEKAGESARQKTIEKELEWVRQNPKGRQAKSKARMARFEELTTGQYQKRNETNELFIPPGERLGDKVLEVNNLTKSFGDRVLIDDLSFSMPKGAIVGIVGANGAGKSTLFKMLSGAEQPDSGSVVLGETVKLASVDQFRDSMDDTKTVFQEISEGADIIKINNFEIPARAYCSRFNFKGNDQQKIIGELSGGERNRVHLAKLLKAGGNVLLLDEPTNDLDVETLRALEEALLEFPGCAMVISHDRWFLDRIATHILDYRDEGQVNFYEGNYTEYTEWLKQTLGAQAAEPHRIKYKRIAK; encoded by the coding sequence ATGGCTGAATACGTATATACCATGTCTCGGGTGAGCAAAACTGTTCCACCTAAGCGTCAAATTCTTAAAGACATTTCTCTTAGCTTTTTTCCAGGCGCTAAAATCGGTGTTTTGGGTCTAAATGGTTCAGGTAAATCTACCCTACTACGTATCATGGCTGGCATTGATACTGATATTGATGGTGAAGCTCGTGCACAACAAGGTCTTAAAGTCGGTTACCTACCGCAAGAGCCTGTACTAGACGAATCAAAAACAGTGCGTGAAATCGTAGAAGAAGCGGTTTCTGATGTTGCAGATGCGCTTAAGCGTATCGACGCAGTTTACGCAGCTTACGCAGAACCAGATGCAGATTTTGACGCTCTTGCTAAAGAACAAGGCGAGCTTGAAGCGCTGATCCAAGCAAAAGACGGCCACAACCTAGAGACAGCTCTAGAGCGCGCAGCTGACGCACTTCGCCTTCCTGAGTGGGATGCGAAAATTGAATTCCTATCAGGTGGTGAACGTCGTCGTGTTGCGATCTGTCGTCTACTTCTAGAGAAGCCAGACATGCTGCTTCTTGATGAACCAACCAACCACTTGGATGCAGAATCAGTAGCATGGCTTGAGCACTTCCTAGTAGATTACAGCGGTACTGTTGTGGCGATTACCCACGACCGTTACTTCCTAGACAACGCTGCAGGCTGGATTCTAGAACTTGACCGTGGTGAAGGTATCCCATGGGAAGGTAACTACACGTCTTGGCTAGAACAGAAAGACGAGCGTCTTAAGCAAGAAAAAGCGGGCGAAAGCGCACGTCAAAAGACAATCGAGAAAGAACTTGAATGGGTTCGTCAAAACCCTAAAGGCCGTCAAGCTAAGTCTAAAGCTCGTATGGCTCGTTTTGAAGAACTGACTACTGGCCAATACCAGAAGCGTAACGAAACCAACGAACTGTTCATCCCGCCAGGTGAGCGTTTAGGTGACAAAGTTCTTGAAGTGAACAACCTAACTAAATCGTTTGGTGATCGCGTTCTTATCGACGACCTATCGTTCAGCATGCCTAAGGGCGCTATCGTTGGTATCGTTGGTGCCAACGGTGCGGGTAAATCAACACTATTCAAGATGCTAAGCGGTGCAGAACAACCAGATTCAGGTTCGGTTGTACTAGGTGAAACTGTTAAGCTTGCTTCTGTTGATCAGTTCCGTGACAGCATGGACGACACTAAGACAGTATTCCAAGAGATCTCTGAAGGCGCTGATATCATTAAGATCAACAACTTCGAAATCCCTGCGCGTGCTTACTGTTCTCGTTTCAACTTTAAAGGCAACGACCAACAGAAGATCATCGGTGAGCTTTCTGGTGGTGAGCGTAACCGTGTTCACTTAGCAAAACTGCTAAAAGCGGGCGGTAACGTACTGCTACTCGATGAGCCTACCAACGACCTTGACGTTGAAACGCTACGTGCTCTTGAAGAAGCACTGCTTGAGTTCCCTGGCTGTGCAATGGTTATCTCGCACGACCGTTGGTTCCTAGACCGTATTGCGACCCATATCTTAGACTACCGTGATGAAGGTCAAGTTAACTTCTACGAAGGTAACTATACTGAGTACACTGAGTGGCTTAAGCAAACTCTAGGCGCGCAAGCGGCAGAACCGCACCGTATCAAGTACAAGCGTATCGCTAAGTAA
- a CDS encoding PilZ domain-containing protein, with amino-acid sequence MVERRQFSRVIYQVPTEISQGQVNVSGSVQDLSLHGLLIQCNESKQLSHDVPVQVSFKLENSDINIQLAATIVSTINTSMRLRIEHLDIDSISHLKRLVELNVGDDELLYREIEHLTDLGKE; translated from the coding sequence ATGGTTGAAAGACGTCAATTTTCACGAGTTATTTATCAAGTCCCGACTGAGATCTCACAAGGACAAGTAAATGTTTCAGGCTCAGTGCAAGACTTATCACTCCATGGTTTACTCATTCAATGCAATGAATCAAAACAACTTAGCCATGATGTCCCTGTTCAAGTGAGCTTTAAACTCGAAAACAGTGATATCAATATTCAGTTAGCAGCAACGATAGTCTCTACCATCAATACCTCAATGCGTTTACGCATAGAGCATTTAGATATTGATAGTATCAGCCACCTTAAGCGACTTGTTGAGCTTAACGTTGGTGACGATGAACTGCTTTATAGAGAGATTGAACACCTTACCGATTTAGGTAAAGAGTGA
- a CDS encoding M23 family metallopeptidase — MSKKVSITIPSSQGEQTFYFGRKAVLMCTTAIFSVPLLIGGAAYMHFESKQELALQAGDAQQLIETLIVEKEQTEFLYAEQVETNHSLSQILTEKEGTIQLLGKRVFDVESVLGLADEELLTDDVSLEDRIDAAAVDSAVRATMFRLIPNDSPMAYQRISSSYGSRTNPISGKRHVHTGIDLTCKRGEDIVAPADGVIETVRPSKKGFGNFITMRHSFGFMSSYAHLQKFKVRSGQFVSKGDVIASCGNSGNSTGPHLHYEVRFLGRSLNPQYLMDWTPENFNYVFEKEKKVKWGPLVQLIDNVVRLQINLTNVPYISSTIDTVSSEDSKKPITTN, encoded by the coding sequence ATGTCTAAAAAAGTATCAATTACTATTCCCTCTAGTCAGGGGGAGCAGACGTTTTACTTCGGCCGTAAAGCCGTACTCATGTGCACCACTGCGATTTTTTCAGTACCGCTGCTGATTGGCGGAGCTGCGTACATGCACTTCGAGAGTAAACAAGAACTCGCACTGCAAGCGGGTGATGCCCAACAGTTGATTGAAACACTGATTGTTGAAAAAGAACAAACAGAATTTCTTTATGCTGAGCAGGTAGAAACCAACCATTCTCTATCGCAAATACTCACCGAGAAAGAAGGCACGATTCAGCTGCTTGGTAAGCGTGTATTTGATGTGGAATCAGTACTTGGTCTTGCAGATGAAGAGCTGCTTACCGATGATGTTTCTCTAGAAGATCGCATTGATGCGGCTGCAGTCGATTCAGCAGTAAGAGCCACGATGTTCCGGTTGATTCCAAACGATAGTCCAATGGCTTATCAACGTATCTCTTCTTCTTATGGTAGTCGCACTAACCCTATTTCAGGTAAACGCCACGTACATACTGGTATCGATCTAACATGTAAGCGTGGTGAAGATATTGTAGCGCCCGCAGATGGAGTCATTGAAACGGTGCGCCCAAGTAAAAAAGGCTTCGGTAACTTTATTACTATGCGTCACTCGTTTGGTTTCATGAGTTCTTATGCGCACCTACAGAAGTTCAAAGTACGTAGCGGTCAGTTTGTTAGTAAAGGCGATGTGATTGCGAGCTGTGGTAACTCAGGTAACTCAACCGGCCCACACTTACATTATGAAGTACGCTTCCTTGGTCGTTCATTGAACCCTCAATACTTGATGGATTGGACACCTGAGAACTTCAACTACGTATTCGAAAAAGAGAAAAAGGTTAAGTGGGGCCCGCTGGTTCAACTGATTGATAATGTGGTTCGCTTACAGATAAACCTGACGAACGTGCCTTACATTAGCTCGACCATCGACACTGTATCTAGTGAAGATAGCAAGAAACCTATTACGACTAACTAG
- the tyrA gene encoding bifunctional chorismate mutase/prephenate dehydrogenase, producing the protein MAVELNELRDQIDAVDKQMLDLLAQRLALVEKVGEVKSEHGLPIYVPEREAAMLASRRQEAEKIGVPPQLIEDILRRTMRESYASEKDSGFKCLNPELRSVVIVGGNGQLGGLFGRMFKLSGYEVKILGSQDWDRADEILDNAGLVVVTVPIHLTEGVIAKLGSLPSDCILCDLTSIKSKPLQAMMNMHQGPVVGLHPMFGPDVPSLAKQVIVYSDGRGSESYQWLLNQFGIWGASLCQMDAAEHDHGMTLIQALRHFTSFAYGLHLSKENPNIDQLLKLSSPIYRLEIAMVGRLFAQDPNLYGDIILSSDENIEMIRRFHSCFGEALEILDGKDKAKFVESFNQVSDWFGDYSQQFLQESQSLLKQAHDSIHRG; encoded by the coding sequence ATGGCCGTTGAACTGAACGAATTACGCGACCAAATCGATGCTGTCGATAAACAAATGTTGGATTTACTGGCTCAACGCCTTGCTCTAGTAGAGAAAGTAGGCGAAGTAAAAAGTGAACATGGTTTACCTATTTATGTACCAGAGCGTGAAGCTGCAATGCTGGCATCTCGTCGTCAAGAAGCCGAGAAAATAGGGGTCCCACCACAGTTAATCGAAGATATTTTGCGTCGTACTATGCGTGAGTCTTATGCCAGCGAAAAAGATTCTGGTTTTAAGTGCCTTAACCCAGAATTGCGTTCAGTGGTTATCGTTGGTGGTAATGGTCAACTTGGTGGCTTGTTTGGCCGTATGTTTAAGCTTTCTGGCTACGAAGTGAAAATCCTTGGCAGCCAAGATTGGGATAGAGCTGATGAGATCTTAGATAATGCTGGTCTTGTGGTGGTGACCGTTCCAATTCATTTGACTGAAGGTGTAATTGCAAAGCTAGGTAGCCTACCAAGTGATTGTATTCTATGTGATTTGACGTCAATTAAATCTAAACCTCTGCAAGCAATGATGAACATGCACCAAGGCCCAGTGGTTGGATTGCACCCAATGTTTGGCCCTGATGTTCCAAGCCTTGCTAAGCAGGTGATTGTTTACAGTGATGGTCGTGGTTCTGAAAGCTATCAATGGCTACTGAATCAATTTGGTATTTGGGGCGCGAGTCTTTGTCAGATGGATGCTGCTGAACACGATCACGGCATGACACTGATTCAAGCACTTCGTCACTTCACCTCTTTTGCTTACGGCTTACACTTAAGTAAAGAGAATCCGAACATCGACCAACTTCTGAAGCTTAGCTCGCCAATCTACCGACTTGAGATTGCGATGGTTGGTCGTCTGTTTGCTCAAGACCCGAACTTGTATGGTGACATTATTCTCTCTTCGGATGAGAATATTGAGATGATTCGACGCTTCCATAGCTGTTTCGGAGAAGCGCTAGAAATCCTAGATGGCAAAGATAAAGCCAAGTTTGTTGAGAGTTTCAACCAAGTGAGTGATTGGTTTGGTGACTACTCACAACAATTCTTGCAAGAGAGCCAAAGTCTTTTAAAACAAGCACATGACTCGATTCATCGTGGTTAA
- a CDS encoding 3-deoxy-7-phosphoheptulonate synthase — protein sequence MQKSELSNVNIIDEQVLITPEELKAKLPLSDNARRFIQESRQTIANIIHKKDHRMLVVCGPCSIHDIEAAKEYAKRLKALSEQLSDQLYIVMRVYFEKPRTTVGWKGLINDPHLDGTFDIEHGLHVGRELLVELAEMEIPLATEALDPISPQYLADTFSWAAIGARTTESQTHREMASGLSMPIGFKNGTDGNLGTAINAMQAASSSHRFMGISREGQVALLTTQGNPNGHVILRGGKQTNYDSVSVHECEQELGKSGLEAALMVDCSHANSRKDFRRQPLVAEDVIHQIREGNKSIIGLMIESHINEGNQSSDIPLNEMKYGVSITDACINWDSTEALLKHAHTELVPFLENRLKG from the coding sequence ATGCAGAAAAGTGAATTAAGCAATGTCAATATCATCGACGAACAGGTACTGATTACTCCTGAGGAGTTAAAAGCAAAACTGCCTTTGAGTGATAATGCTCGTCGTTTCATTCAAGAGTCTCGTCAAACTATCGCAAACATCATTCATAAGAAAGATCATCGCATGCTTGTTGTATGTGGCCCATGTTCTATCCATGACATTGAAGCTGCGAAAGAGTACGCGAAACGCCTAAAAGCCTTATCTGAGCAACTTAGCGATCAACTGTATATTGTTATGCGTGTTTACTTTGAGAAGCCTCGAACCACTGTGGGTTGGAAAGGTTTGATCAATGACCCGCATCTAGACGGCACTTTCGATATTGAGCATGGTCTGCATGTTGGCCGTGAGCTACTTGTTGAACTCGCTGAGATGGAAATCCCACTAGCGACTGAAGCATTAGATCCAATCAGCCCTCAATACCTAGCAGATACATTCAGCTGGGCGGCAATCGGAGCTCGTACGACCGAATCGCAAACTCACCGTGAGATGGCAAGTGGTCTTTCAATGCCAATCGGTTTTAAAAACGGTACCGATGGCAACCTAGGCACTGCAATCAATGCAATGCAAGCTGCTTCTTCTAGCCACCGTTTCATGGGTATCAGCCGCGAAGGTCAAGTTGCACTACTAACAACGCAAGGTAACCCAAATGGTCACGTGATTTTACGTGGCGGTAAGCAGACGAACTACGATTCAGTATCGGTACACGAATGTGAGCAAGAGTTGGGTAAATCTGGCTTAGAGGCTGCGCTAATGGTCGACTGTAGCCACGCTAACTCTCGTAAAGATTTCCGTCGCCAACCTTTAGTTGCAGAAGATGTGATTCACCAAATTCGTGAAGGTAACAAGTCGATTATCGGCCTTATGATTGAAAGCCATATTAACGAAGGAAACCAATCTTCGGATATACCTCTCAATGAGATGAAATACGGCGTTTCTATTACCGACGCGTGTATCAATTGGGATTCAACTGAGGCACTATTGAAACATGCACATACGGAATTAGTCCCGTTCTTAGAGAACCGCTTGAAAGGTTAG
- the nagZ gene encoding beta-N-acetylhexosaminidase, with protein MGPLWVDVAGYELTAEDREILEHPTVGGLILFARNYHDSKQLSALNKEIRKVAKRPILIGVDQEGGRVQRFRDGFSIIPAAQEFATKNNGEQLAEQAGWLMAAELIAHDIDLSFAPVLDKGHDCKAIGSRAFGEDIDTIVRHSSAFIKGMKSVGMATTGKHFPGHGGVIADSHLETPYDPRDDIFETDMAIFKAQIEAGILDAMMPAHVVFSHYDEQPASGSQYWLQKVLRQKLGFKGLIFSDDLTMEGAAIMGGPADRAKAALNAGCDMILMCNKRDAQIEALDHLAIQEVPLANSLLKKHSFDLSTLHSDARWKATSETIKRMLGSE; from the coding sequence ATGGGACCGTTGTGGGTTGATGTTGCAGGCTACGAGCTGACAGCTGAAGACAGAGAAATTTTGGAGCACCCAACCGTTGGTGGTCTCATCTTATTTGCTCGAAACTACCACGATAGCAAACAGTTATCGGCGTTAAATAAAGAGATTCGCAAAGTTGCAAAACGTCCTATTTTAATCGGCGTTGACCAAGAAGGCGGACGAGTACAGCGTTTTCGTGACGGCTTTTCAATTATCCCAGCTGCTCAGGAATTTGCGACTAAGAATAATGGTGAGCAGTTAGCAGAACAGGCCGGCTGGCTGATGGCGGCGGAATTGATTGCCCATGATATCGATCTGAGTTTTGCACCGGTATTAGATAAAGGTCACGACTGCAAAGCGATTGGTAGCCGAGCGTTTGGTGAAGATATTGATACCATTGTTCGTCATAGCAGCGCTTTCATCAAAGGCATGAAGTCGGTTGGTATGGCTACAACAGGAAAGCACTTCCCTGGACATGGTGGCGTAATTGCTGACTCACACTTAGAGACGCCATATGACCCTAGAGACGATATCTTTGAAACAGACATGGCAATCTTCAAGGCGCAAATTGAAGCCGGAATATTGGATGCCATGATGCCTGCACATGTGGTGTTCTCTCATTATGATGAGCAACCAGCAAGTGGCTCTCAGTATTGGCTACAGAAAGTCTTGAGACAAAAACTTGGCTTTAAAGGCCTAATATTCTCGGACGACTTAACCATGGAAGGTGCTGCTATTATGGGCGGACCAGCCGACAGAGCAAAAGCGGCCTTGAATGCGGGTTGTGACATGATATTGATGTGTAATAAACGAGATGCACAAATTGAAGCTCTTGATCACTTAGCGATTCAAGAGGTGCCTTTAGCCAACTCATTGCTTAAAAAACATAGTTTTGATTTGTCGACGCTTCACTCAGATGCTAGGTGGAAAGCGACCTCAGAGACGATTAAACGAATGCTAGGCAGTGAGTGA
- a CDS encoding anhydro-N-acetylmuramic acid kinase, translating into MDHKELYIGVMSGTSMDGVDTALVSIEDTQITLLAHDEFPMPDDLKARLLEVCIGQKTDLIAIGELDHQLGHLFADAVLQLLDKSDTPASSVTAIGNHGQTVFHQPTGESPFTMQLGDANIIAAKTQIQTVADFRRKDMALGGQGAPLVPAFHHTIFHPQDSSVVVLNIGGISNISVLRPNQPTLGYDTGPGNMLMDAWVDKHTGEKFDRDAQFALKGQLNQALLEQLLNESYLSQMPPKSTGRELFNLPWLEQQLTEFKDLTAEDVQCTLCEYTALTIANEVKAYRLGNQPALYVCGGGTRNPLLMKRLSELLPSWDVDSTTSKGVDADYMEAMAFAWLAQRHVHQLPSNLPEVTGASRAASLGVLYRAD; encoded by the coding sequence ATGGATCATAAAGAACTGTATATCGGTGTGATGTCAGGCACGAGTATGGACGGTGTTGATACTGCCTTAGTTTCGATTGAAGATACGCAAATCACATTGCTTGCTCATGATGAGTTCCCTATGCCTGATGACCTCAAAGCGCGTCTGCTGGAGGTTTGTATTGGTCAGAAAACGGATTTGATTGCTATTGGTGAGCTAGACCACCAGCTTGGCCATCTGTTTGCTGATGCGGTTCTACAACTTCTCGACAAGTCAGACACACCTGCATCTTCTGTGACTGCGATTGGTAATCATGGCCAAACAGTGTTTCATCAGCCAACAGGCGAATCTCCATTTACCATGCAGCTGGGTGATGCCAACATCATTGCCGCTAAAACACAGATTCAAACCGTCGCTGACTTCAGACGTAAAGACATGGCATTAGGCGGACAAGGTGCACCGTTAGTCCCCGCCTTCCACCATACAATTTTCCACCCGCAAGACAGCTCGGTTGTGGTGTTGAATATTGGTGGTATCTCGAATATTTCAGTGCTGCGCCCGAATCAGCCAACACTTGGTTATGATACAGGCCCAGGGAATATGTTGATGGACGCTTGGGTTGATAAACACACGGGCGAGAAGTTTGACCGTGATGCGCAATTCGCACTTAAAGGTCAACTCAATCAAGCCTTGCTCGAACAGCTGTTAAATGAATCTTATCTATCTCAAATGCCACCGAAAAGTACCGGCAGAGAGCTGTTCAACCTACCCTGGCTAGAGCAACAGCTTACAGAATTTAAAGATCTTACGGCAGAAGATGTTCAGTGCACGCTTTGTGAATACACCGCATTGACGATAGCCAATGAAGTGAAAGCTTATCGCTTGGGTAACCAACCTGCACTGTATGTGTGTGGCGGTGGTACAAGAAACCCATTGTTGATGAAGAGATTGTCCGAACTGCTTCCAAGTTGGGATGTTGACTCAACAACCAGTAAAGGCGTTGATGCCGATTACATGGAAGCGATGGCTTTTGCGTGGCTTGCTCAACGTCATGTTCATCAACTGCCAAGCAATTTGCCAGAAGTGACTGGCGCAAGCAGAGCGGCCTCTCTAGGCGTTCTCTATCGTGCTGACTAA
- the murQ gene encoding N-acetylmuramic acid 6-phosphate etherase gives MSNDALISALSHLVSEGRNPDTMDIDLLTSLEVVEKINQQDKQVPLAIEAELPQIAKAVDKIAHAFQNGGRLIYMGAGTSGRLGVLDASECPPTFGVSDKMVIGLIAGGPEAILKAKEGAEDSLTLGIENLKAIQFSENDVVVGIAASGRTPYVIGALNYANQLGAVTVALSCNPDSPIAEIAQIAISPVVGPEALTGSTRLKSGTAQKLVLNMLTTASMIRIGKSYQNLMVDVKATNEKLVARAARIVIQATECDKALAVSTLKTTDYDVKLSILMILTGLDLELAKAQLDKQNGFLRKAVENNQ, from the coding sequence ATGAGTAACGACGCTCTCATATCAGCGCTCTCGCACCTCGTTTCGGAGGGGAGAAACCCTGATACTATGGATATTGATCTGCTCACCTCTCTCGAAGTGGTTGAAAAGATTAACCAACAAGACAAACAAGTCCCACTGGCGATTGAAGCGGAACTGCCGCAGATCGCGAAAGCGGTAGATAAAATTGCTCATGCCTTTCAAAACGGTGGTCGACTGATTTATATGGGCGCAGGCACCAGTGGTCGATTAGGTGTGTTAGACGCATCAGAATGCCCGCCGACTTTCGGCGTCTCAGACAAGATGGTTATCGGCCTAATCGCTGGCGGACCAGAGGCGATTTTAAAAGCTAAAGAAGGCGCAGAAGACTCGCTAACTCTCGGTATTGAAAATCTGAAAGCGATTCAATTTTCAGAAAATGATGTCGTGGTGGGTATAGCTGCCAGTGGTCGCACACCTTACGTGATTGGTGCACTCAACTATGCCAATCAACTTGGCGCGGTGACCGTTGCATTGTCTTGTAACCCTGACTCTCCAATTGCTGAAATCGCTCAAATCGCAATTAGCCCGGTGGTTGGCCCAGAAGCATTGACTGGTTCAACACGCCTCAAATCAGGTACAGCACAAAAGCTGGTGCTTAATATGCTGACGACTGCCAGCATGATTCGCATTGGTAAAAGCTACCAAAATCTGATGGTCGACGTAAAAGCAACCAATGAAAAGTTGGTTGCCCGCGCTGCTCGTATCGTTATCCAAGCAACTGAGTGCGACAAAGCACTGGCAGTCTCGACACTTAAAACGACTGATTACGATGTGAAGTTGTCTATTTTGATGATTCTAACAGGGCTAGATTTAGAATTGGCCAAGGCTCAGCTTGATAAGCAAAATGGCTTCTTGAGAAAAGCAGTCGAGAATAATCAATAG